ACTCTTTCCCCTGTCTTTTCTTGGAGGTTTAGTCAGTAAAAATGTCCGATTATAGACATCAAACAGTGTTCTGTTCCGTGAATCTGGAAGAAGCATCGTCTCTGCATGCTAGGTCCTGGCCTGCTGCTCAAGAGTGCATACTGTAAGCATTCGTGATGTTGGTAAAGTGCACTGAGTTAGGGACAGTCCTCTCAAATTCATTTAAAGTCATGTGTCTTCCCAGTCTACATGACTCACCATGGACTGAATCCTCCTTTCTCCGTCTTTCTCAGTCTTGCCTCAGTCGGAACATAACAAATACAGTATGGAAAAAGCTAATTAATTACTAACGGGAGTGACGTCTGCTTCTGTTAAAAAGAATTATAGTAGTCCCTCATACCATCAATGTATGAGCTGACTGCCACCACCTGAACGATATGCTGCCATCTGGTGGAATTACCCTGACATTACAAATTCACACAGTTGTTTCTGTTACACTGTGATAGGAAATAACTacctactcaagtactgtacttgagtacagtttTGAGGTTATTTGTAatcagtatttccattttatgttacTTGGAGAGtgtgtactttttactccactacatttatttgacagctataaTTACTAGATAACTCAGATGACTATTTTACACAAAGAAACATTATGAGATAATGAAAATTAAAACAGTGGTAAGTTATGTCTAGTTGGGGCCACTTGTTATGTAAATCACAGCTATGACCAGGggtgtagcacaaaattctgggccctgtagaaaggcattttctatgggcccctccccacatccacagctattcattatAGCATCTTTTTGCGCCCTCCTCACATTTCcaattccagatggccagtccgtcactgccTGCGTTCCTTTTAGATCTTTTCTTAATGCCTTTTATGCCTtacgtaaagcactttgaattgccttgttgttaAGAGGTGCCATACATGTACAAATAAACTTGCCTCGCCTCTGTGTGATTTCAATCGTAAATATGTGACTGTGTAAACAGGACTTCTATTGTGACTCTACaaaatctgaaaacatgaaccACTTTCGTTCTACAGTAAGAAGAACATTATCAAAGTTGAGTCTCCAAACTGCTGATTTGTAAATGTGAAACTTAATGTAAAGATGTTTTTCttcaaaacagaaataaagatTTAACACACACCCAATCTACTGCATATGTAAATGAATATTCTGCCTGCAACAGTAAATCTTTAAGTGAGATTGGTAGAGTACAAGCATTTCAAGATGCCATGATTTCTACTATTCAGAAGGCACTTTGTTTGCACCGTTGCTAAGTTCCTGTTTTTGTTGAATGTCCTACTGAGCTTAGCCCACTTCACTTAATTCTTTTTGTTAAGAAGACTGAAGGCACTCGTTACCAAGCAGCACGTTTTATGTGTTGTGTCTGTAATCAACCCTTGTGCCGTTGTCTGCTACTTTCTCTGCGGCTACCACTATGTTCCtgacatacaaacaaacaacctCGAACTGTGTGGATTTAAACTTAGACTGGCCAGGGGTTTCAAGGTAAGCAGACACCTTATTCGTCCAATCAACAAATCAAAATGGCTCCAAACAGTTTGTTGCATCCAGTGTCCTCAGTCAGCTTTGAAGAAAAAATCCAATTCTCTGCGAGTCAGCGTCTCTCTTTTGCAAGAAGCAAATGGTTCACGCTCCCCGCCGAGAGTGAGAGCCACAGCGACGTGTGGAGCATCAAGCCGCCGGATTTCTCTCTTAAACTGTACACATCTCTGTCAGTGCctcagaagaaagaaagaaagacgcATTCAAATCTACCTCAACCAGGTGAAACACAGAGGAGAACTGGAATATTTCTACCAAATGTTTTACATGAGAGTTACCAGAGGGAAGAGTCTCCAAAGTTCATCACATCATACAGGCCTCCTGATGCTCTGGAATCTGAGCTGATGTTTGTCAAGACTGGGAAGTACCTTTCTGGGCCTTACAAGAACCCCAAACCACATAACTTCAGACCGGTaagtgtctgaaaaacacaaaatatgcttTCAACCCTTCTTCTGCATGTTTGTCATGCGTATGTACACAACATGCTGATGAACACACAGGCCGAACAGGAGAAAGCAGGGTTCAACactagcaccgtttaccagccgaatgctggtaaaatatgcaagtggctggtagatttgctttacCCACCAGCCAAAAATAACAATGGTCATCTATTGGGTGGCTGctaaatttgaacattcaccagctatttggctggtggacgaaaAAATTCATTTTGAATCCCTGCAAGAAAGGCAGGCAGGGTACATGTGCAGAGTGGCGCATAGATCTCCATAGTTTGTAATGTTAAGATTTCACCTCAAGATGGCGATAAAcacaaaagtaaaagaaaatgaacTTCTTGATTTGCATCATTGATTTCAGCTCAATGAAGACCTTCCAGACATAGTTACTACATATGAGAGAGATCCTGGTAACCTGAATTTGAAATTAAAACACTTGGACATCGGTAAGTGAATTTATCGTCATCTTTTTGTCCTTTTCGGAGTTCATTTTGGCTGAAACTTTGACTCCTGTTAGTATTCTGAATATTTCCATTTGTGTCACTACCATTTATTGAAACAAATGCATTTTGTATTCAAGTATGTactgaaacaaaaaataaaggcCTGTACTGAAGTAAGACAGAACATATCTCATTCAGTcaaaggcctttttttttattgacattttcatATGCCATTGTCGGCACAAACGACCGAATgagtaaatatattttcttttccaGTCCGGACCACTAGATCCGAGTCCGACTTAAGTTCAAAGGACACCAAGACATCGATGGACACGTATAAACCTGCAGAGCCAAAGTGGGATGCGAGGCTCATACTCCCTCAGCTGCTCTGGCCTCCAAAATCAGCTTCCTATACTGTCAGTAGTGTTTTGGCGTCATAGCTACATAAAGAACCACTGCTATATTCAATTTTGTCAGTCACATAGGGCGCTAAATACATTTCCTCAAGTACTCCATTTTGTGCAACTCACTGTTGTAGTTTTTACTCCCTGCATTTTTCCTCTGCAAGTTTGTATACTAAGAAAACTAAAATCTGCATTTTGGCCAAATTATGTGAATTATAGGAAAAGTGGGAAAACATCTTGTTTGATTTACATCGCTTGACTGAAGCCTCCGGTTGTATTTTACATTACTTAGTCTTACTCTATATATGATTTACAATAGTTTGGACAGTTTGGAGTTACACCTGTTTTAATACTGACATTGACTTCTGCTTTACAGAGACACCGACGAAGAAGAGGAGCGTACAGCGCATTCTTGGAACGTGTGGAGGAGAAACTCTCAAGATCGTGGAAAAATAGACCATAACgtcctcttttaaaaaaaaaaaaagttttacatGCACATATTTGGGTTTCTTTAAACGGTGCATAAGCATAACATTTTAACGAACAGTCTATACAATAGGGATGTAAAAGTAATTAAACTTAACAAGTTTTgatagttaaaaaaataagcttTAGGgaacaaatacatttgttttttaaaagcctatgtcaataataatacatgtttTGGCCTTTTAGTGCAATTCAGATCTACGTCAAATAAAAGCACACATTACTTACAGACATTTTCCAAAGAGTATTGTGGTCATTTCAAAAATTTTAATGAGTTGTTACTATCTTCCAAGGATTGGATTAGTTTAACTTTACACTTTAAATGAAATACATATGACCATTATATCTACTGTAGAAGTTACAGTACGGTAATGTAACAAAGATGAGAG
The DNA window shown above is from Perca fluviatilis chromosome 7, GENO_Pfluv_1.0, whole genome shotgun sequence and carries:
- the si:dkey-30e9.6 gene encoding uncharacterized protein si:dkey-30e9.6, encoding MAPNSLLHPVSSVSFEEKIQFSASQRLSFARSKWFTLPAESESHSDVWSIKPPDFSLKLYTSLSVPQKKERKTHSNLPQPGETQRRTGIFLPNVLHESYQREESPKFITSYRPPDALESELMFVKTGKYLSGPYKNPKPHNFRPLNEDLPDIVTTYERDPGNLNLKLKHLDIVRTTRSESDLSSKDTKTSMDTYKPAEPKWDARLILPQLLWPPKSASYTVSSVLAS